The proteins below come from a single Trachemys scripta elegans isolate TJP31775 chromosome 16, CAS_Tse_1.0, whole genome shotgun sequence genomic window:
- the LOC117888389 gene encoding RNA binding protein fox-1 homolog 1-like, with the protein MLPLLSRWLGWKINPLVGTVYAPDLYTVATIPYPMVAPAALAYRGGLRGRGRAIYSPIRAAPAPSPVPAYGSVVYPDGLYGTDVYGYAAYRVAQPPGAAATAAAYTDGYGRIYTTADPYHHAVTPAYGVGAMASLYRGGYNRFTPY; encoded by the exons atgctcccccttctctctcgGTGGCTAGGTTGGAAGATCAACCCCTTGGTTGGCACTGTCTACGCCCCCGACCTCTACACAG TGGCCACCATCCCCTACCCGATGGTGGCCCCGGCGGCGCTGGCCTATCGCGGGGGCCTGCGGGGCCGTGGCCGAGCCATCTACAGCCCGATCCGGGCAGCTCCTGCCCCGTCGCCCGTCCCTGCCTACGGGAG TGTGGTGTACCCGGATGGGCTGTACGGCACCGATGTCTAT GGCTATGCAGCTTACCGTGTGGCACAACCCCCTGGGGCGGCGGCAACGGCAGCGGCGTACACCGACGG aTACGGCCGGATCTACACCACGGCGGATCCTTACCACCACGCCGTCACTCCAGCCTATGGTGTCGGGGCCATG GCCAGCCTGTACCGCGGAGGGTACAACCGCTTCACGCCGTACTGA